The stretch of DNA GCCGATGAGCGCCGTGAGTATACGTTGCGCGAGGTTGGACAAGGGTCTGGGGAGCGTCGTGGTGTTCCGAGACATCATGGCTGGGTGGGTGGTCGGGATGCGTGCCCGGAATGCCGCATCCGAGACGCGCCGAACGTCTTACTCGTCTTTCTCCTCTTCCTCCTCGAGCGGGTCTCCATCCTCGTCCTCATCCCCCGCCGGCAACGCCTCATCGAGTTCGGCGAGGGTGGCGTCGGCCGGGTCGAGCGGTGAGGCGGCGAGGGCCTGGCGGGTCAGCTCCGCTTCGTCAATGGGGATCGAGGTGAGGATGTCCCGGGCTTCCGCCTCGCGATCCGGCTGCACGAGCACCTGAATCCGCGCCAGGTCGCCCATGGTCAGGTTGAAGGCGTGATCTTTTTTGTTCTGGACGACGGCCGCAATGCCGGCATCGTTGAGCCGGTCACAGACGATCTCGGCCTCGTAGTCTATTCCGGTCTTGAAGACCGGCACCCAGTCCTGGGATGGCGTCTCGCTCATGATCTTCTCCGTTTGATGCTAGGCCTCGACCTTGCCTGCGGCAAGCGAGGCGCGTCGGTGTAAAACATACACAATTCCGGCAAATGCCGCCGTACAGACGACGGTCACGAGCACCGGCACGTCCATCTGCTCCAGCGATTCGAGGTCCATGTCCGGCTGCCGGCTCACGTACATCCCCATCAGGAGCGCAAAACTGTTGTTGACGAAGTGCACGGCGATCGCCGGCCACAGCGATCCGGTTCGCCAGGTAAGATACGCCAGATACATCCCGATCACCGACAGCGGTATCACCTGCGAGAACCGGAAATGAAACAGGCCGAAGAGCACTCCGATGATGACGATGCCCGCCACGACGCCGAGTTGCCGTTCCAGCTGCCGCTGCACATACCCGCGAAACAACAGCTCCTCGCAAAAGGCCGGCGTCAGCGCCATCACGAACAGGCTGAACACGACGCCCAGATCCTGCACGAGCACCTGCTCGATCAGATCGACCTGCGATTGTTCGAGCTTCTCGATCCATTCCGGCAACGGGATCGCCTCGTTCACGCTGCCGAGCCACCACACCACGGGGGTGAGCACGGCCAGCCCCACCAGCGACAACGCAATGGTGGGCGTCGTCGTTCGCCGGAGCCGCACGAACGCCCAGGGCCGGCTCGTGTGCAGACGCAGGATGAGATACGTGGGCAGCGCCAGCGCAAAAAACTGCCCGATCGTGTTGGCCACGAGGAGAATCCGGGCGTTGTCGGCGATGACTTCCTCGAGCGCGCCCTGCAAGTCGGCCAGCGAAATCCCGTTCAACATCAGGAGTCCGATCATGGCGATCGGACCGATGACGATGTGAAAAAGGATGATGACCACGATGAGGGTCAGAAACGCCATCAACCCCGGCGAAAAACGCTGACGCTCCAGATAGCGGTCGAGCGGGATCGGCGGCGCCGGCTCCCAGGCGTCCGGGAGCGTCTTTACCGGCACGGCACCGGTTTCCATCATCCGTGGTTGTTCCATATCTGCGCTTTGTCGCTGCCCGGGGGGTCGCTGCCTGGGGGTGGCCCTGTTGAAACGGTCGTCCTTCTACCCGCCATGACGGCCGATGTTTTTCGATTCTTCAGCAAAGGCGTGGAACCTGCTTGACCGCAAATCATTGATGGGACTATCTTGCTCGAAACGCGCATGTAGCTCAGTTGGATAGAGCGTTGGATTCCGGTTCCAAAGGTCGGGGGTTCGAATCCTCCCATGCGCGCGACGCGAAATAAAGGGCTCCCCCGGGGGCCCTTTTGTCGTTTATGGCCACTCAAGAGCCTGTCGGCAGGATGTGATTTCTCCCCTCCGCCCGCCGGCACATGCGAAGATCGCCTCACACCAGCATCCGGAGGCGATTCAATCCCGGAATAGCAGCGGCCCGAACTCGACCAGGTTGTGGCGCCACGTTATAAACGTGTGGCCGGCGGGGTAGTCGTTCGTCGTGTACCTGATGCCGTACCGGTCGAACAGCGCCAGCATGTTCTGGCCGTTCTGATAGGCGATATCCTGCTGACCGCCCATGGCGATCCAGAACAGCTTCAGGCGGTTGATGGCCGGGTTTTTCAGGACGTCGGCGTGCTGCTCCTCCAGCGTCTTGAGCTGGGGCGGGAAGTAGCCGGTGCTCAGCGGCAGCACATAGGCAAACTTCTCAGGATGGAAGAGCGCGATGTTCAGCGCCTGGAGGCCGCCCATCGACAGGCCGGCGTAGGCCCGGTCCTCCGCGCGCGTCGATGCCTTAAAATGGCCCTCGACGTACGGGATGATCTCGTCAAAAAGCTGCGCATAATACGGGTCGCCGTCCGTCCCCGCCTCCATATGGAAACCAGGCACCGGGTGGCCCATCGGCATCACGACGATCATCGGAACGATCCGGCCTTCCGCAAGGAGGTTGTCGAGGATGAAGTTCGCGCGCCCCGCCGTCAGCCACGACGCGTCGTTGTCGCCGCCGCCGTGTTGCAGGTACAGCGTGGGCAGGGGGCCTTGCAGGGCCTCATAGCCGGGCGGGGTATAGACGTGAAACCGACCGATCGTACCGGTCACCGCCGAATTGAACCACACCTTGCTCACTTCGCCATGGGGCACTCCCTTCGCCGCCTGGTAATCGGCCTCCGAGCCGGGGAGTTCGAACAGATTGGAGAGCCCGTTTTCCGCCTCTTTGAAGCGGGCGTTTTTCGGGTCGAACGTCCGGACGCCATCGACCGTGAAGTCGTACGTATACACGTCGGGGCGGAGATCCGGGATGACGACCGACCAGACGCCGGACGCCTCCTTATGGAGCGGTAGCGGACGGTATTCTTTCAGAAAATCCCCGACCACCGTCACCTCCTCCGCCTTCGGGGCATAGATGCTCAGCTGGACGGTCCGGGCGTCGACGACGCGTACGGACTGCAGGGTATCGTTCGGGGTGCGGATGCCCTGTTGCGGTTGCGCCGAGGCCGTTGTGGCGAGCAGCGCCAGACAAAACGAAAGGCGGATAGCGTGCATGGTTGTGTTTATGCCGGATGAAGGGGCCCAGATCGTCCACAGAAGGTAACGCGAATCGCCAAGCCGGCAAAATGGCCCTGCGGGCTTCGTCTTCACCGGTTGTGAATGGTGCCGGAGTGAAGTACAATGCTCCGGTTGACATCCCCCCATTGACGGACCAGGACATGGAACGCAGAAGGTTTATCCAGCTTGCAGGCGGCACGGCCGTATTGTTGACGGCAGCACCCGATTTCACGACGCTTTTTGCCTCCCAGGCCCCTTTTTCCGGGGTGGACGATGCCTTGTTCGCCCATCCGCCCCGAACGGCCGGACCGTGGGTCGTGTGGCATTGGACGAATGCGAATCAGACGCGGGAAGGCGTCACGGCGGATCTGGAGGGCATGGCCACGATGGGTATCGCCGGCGCGTCGCTCTTTAGCTTCCCGCCTGGAGCCGCCAGTTTTCGCGGCCCGGGAACGGTCGTCGATCAGGCGCCGGCGCCGCTTACGCCCGCCTGGTTCGACCTCATCCATCATGCCGTCAGCGAGGCGGGTCGGTTGGGGATCACGCTGGCCCTCCAGATCAGCGCCGGCTGGGCGACCGCCGGGGGCGACTGGATCCAGCCGGAGGACTCCCAGCAACAGCTCGTCTGGAGCGAACGGATCGTCGAAGGCGGGCAGGGTGTAGACGGAGCGCTCGCGCGGCCGCGGCGCGCCGGCGAGCGAGACACCGAGCCGCAGGCGTGGCGGGACTATTACCGGGATCTGGCCGTCCTGGCATTCCCCATCCCTGCCGGCTGGGGCGAGACCAACAGGACACGCGGCGCCGTCGTTACCGCCACGCTACCGGTCGGGGATATCGGCAAGCTGACTGACATCTCGAACCAGGAACTGACCATCGATACCGAGACGGGCGGCCACCTCCAGTTTTCGTTCGACGCACCCTTCACGCTGCGCTCCATCCGCATGAATCCCGGAAGCCGCAGCAGCAACTCACGCTTCGGCGTGTACAACCGCCCCGCTCACAGTATGGAGGTGCAGGCCAGCGACGACGGCGTAACCTTTCGACGGATCGGCGCCCTCGAGCCGATGGCGCACAGCTGGCAGACCCGGCTCACGTCCTTGACGCACACGATACCGGAAACGACGGCCCGGCATTTTCGACTCGTCTATAACCCCGCCCCACCCATCGGCTACGACGAGCATATGCAGTCGGGCTCGTACCGGGGTAGCGGCGGCTTCGGTTTCGAGCCGGGCGAGGTGTCGGCCATCCCGATGCTCGACATGATCGATCCGCTCTTGATCAGCAGCCTCGAACTCTCCAGCACACCCGTCGTCCATCACTGGGAAGGCAAGTCGGGGCTCGTCTGGGGCATGAGCCGACGCGTGACCGACGCGGAGACCCCGTCGTCGGCCTGCGTCCCGATGGATGCGCTCGTCGACCTGACCGACCGCATGCGCGCCGACGGCACCCTGAACTGGCAGGCGCCAGCCGGCAGCACGTGGAAAGTCCTTCGCTTTGGATACACGACGATGGGGCGGACGAACGGAGAAGGCATAGGCCAGGGATTGGAGTCCGACAAGTTCAGCGAAGCCGGCGCGCGCGCGGCGTTCAACGGCTGGTACGCCCGCGTGATCGACGACATCGGGGCCGAACTGGCCAGCCGCGTGTTGACCATGCTCAATGTGGATAGCTGGGAATGCGGTTCCCAGAACTGGTCGCCGGTCATGCGCGAAGCCTTTCGCGCGCGGCGTGGCTACGACGCCATCCCGTACCTGCCCGCCATGGCCGGGATCCCCGTCGAAAGTGCCGACATCAGCGAAAGCTTTCTGTTCGACCTGCGCCATACCATCGCCGACCTGATCAGCGACAACTATGTAGCCACGCTCAACGACCTGGCCCGCTCGCGCGGTTCGCAGATGCAGATGGAAGCCGTCCCCCCCGGGATGATCTGCGACGGCCTGAGCGTCCATAAACACGTCGACGTGACCGCCGGCGAGTTCTGGGTGACCGCCTGGCAGAACTGGAAACCCTGCGACATTGCCGAAGCCGCCCACGCCGCGCACATCTATGGAAAAGCCATCGTCATGGCAGAGGCGTTCACTGGGGGCGGCGACTGGAAGGAGCACCCCTACGATCTGAAGGCGATGGGCGACCTCCACTTCGCCGACGGGATCAACCGGTTCATGCTGCACCTATGGGCCGCCCAGCCCTATCCGGGACGCGTACCGGGCCAGACAGGCGCCGCCGGCACCTACATCAACCAGCACACCACGTGGTTCGAGCCGGGCAAGGCCTGGATCGACTACCTCCGTCGCTGCCAGATGCTCCTGCAGTCCGGCTACGCCGTGCGGGACGTGGCCTATTTCATCGGCGAATCCGTCCCCTGCCGCGCCCTCATCCCGCCGCGTTATGGTTCGTATTTCGTCACCGACCCGCCATTGCCGCAAGGCTATGCCTACGACTCCATCAACCGGGACGTCCTGC from Rhodothermales bacterium encodes:
- a CDS encoding DUF2007 domain-containing protein, translating into MSETPSQDWVPVFKTGIDYEAEIVCDRLNDAGIAAVVQNKKDHAFNLTMGDLARIQVLVQPDREAEARDILTSIPIDEAELTRQALAASPLDPADATLAELDEALPAGDEDEDGDPLEEEEEKDE
- a CDS encoding type II CAAX endopeptidase family protein, with translation MMETGAVPVKTLPDAWEPAPPIPLDRYLERQRFSPGLMAFLTLIVVIILFHIVIGPIAMIGLLMLNGISLADLQGALEEVIADNARILLVANTIGQFFALALPTYLILRLHTSRPWAFVRLRRTTTPTIALSLVGLAVLTPVVWWLGSVNEAIPLPEWIEKLEQSQVDLIEQVLVQDLGVVFSLFVMALTPAFCEELLFRGYVQRQLERQLGVVAGIVIIGVLFGLFHFRFSQVIPLSVIGMYLAYLTWRTGSLWPAIAVHFVNNSFALLMGMYVSRQPDMDLESLEQMDVPVLVTVVCTAAFAGIVYVLHRRASLAAGKVEA
- a CDS encoding alpha/beta hydrolase-fold protein; this translates as MHAIRLSFCLALLATTASAQPQQGIRTPNDTLQSVRVVDARTVQLSIYAPKAEEVTVVGDFLKEYRPLPLHKEASGVWSVVIPDLRPDVYTYDFTVDGVRTFDPKNARFKEAENGLSNLFELPGSEADYQAAKGVPHGEVSKVWFNSAVTGTIGRFHVYTPPGYEALQGPLPTLYLQHGGGDNDASWLTAGRANFILDNLLAEGRIVPMIVVMPMGHPVPGFHMEAGTDGDPYYAQLFDEIIPYVEGHFKASTRAEDRAYAGLSMGGLQALNIALFHPEKFAYVLPLSTGYFPPQLKTLEEQHADVLKNPAINRLKLFWIAMGGQQDIAYQNGQNMLALFDRYGIRYTTNDYPAGHTFITWRHNLVEFGPLLFRD
- a CDS encoding glycosyl hydrolase, whose translation is MERRRFIQLAGGTAVLLTAAPDFTTLFASQAPFSGVDDALFAHPPRTAGPWVVWHWTNANQTREGVTADLEGMATMGIAGASLFSFPPGAASFRGPGTVVDQAPAPLTPAWFDLIHHAVSEAGRLGITLALQISAGWATAGGDWIQPEDSQQQLVWSERIVEGGQGVDGALARPRRAGERDTEPQAWRDYYRDLAVLAFPIPAGWGETNRTRGAVVTATLPVGDIGKLTDISNQELTIDTETGGHLQFSFDAPFTLRSIRMNPGSRSSNSRFGVYNRPAHSMEVQASDDGVTFRRIGALEPMAHSWQTRLTSLTHTIPETTARHFRLVYNPAPPIGYDEHMQSGSYRGSGGFGFEPGEVSAIPMLDMIDPLLISSLELSSTPVVHHWEGKSGLVWGMSRRVTDAETPSSACVPMDALVDLTDRMRADGTLNWQAPAGSTWKVLRFGYTTMGRTNGEGIGQGLESDKFSEAGARAAFNGWYARVIDDIGAELASRVLTMLNVDSWECGSQNWSPVMREAFRARRGYDAIPYLPAMAGIPVESADISESFLFDLRHTIADLISDNYVATLNDLARSRGSQMQMEAVPPGMICDGLSVHKHVDVTAGEFWVTAWQNWKPCDIAEAAHAAHIYGKAIVMAEAFTGGGDWKEHPYDLKAMGDLHFADGINRFMLHLWAAQPYPGRVPGQTGAAGTYINQHTTWFEPGKAWIDYLRRCQMLLQSGYAVRDVAYFIGESVPCRALIPPRYGSYFVTDPPLPQGYAYDSINRDVLLNHARAENGMLVLDRGARYHVLVLRPDRLLTPQMLHKVRELALAGVSIVGPMPTGSPSLEMASFAAHEVPTVAGELWGDPSDESPAYRRIGNGRIFRHARMDEVLTTIGVAPDLLFHRVTHTERGTPYEATAYEPHGIDPTLYGAARQGWGLVWNHKRDGDSDVYFLSNQEQFPLSCEASFRIEGRVPELWHPDTGVIEDAAVWRVENGRTVVPMDFDPAGSVFVVFRRVSRGLDPVSAVDGTSDRRALRLRSTPAGLERWASASGSWGLKTMAGFSAVVTATDVPAPRPIEGPWQVTFPLLTLTNKRINLELGSWTAQRDAEIKHFSGTATYRKQIELPVGSDGVRLFLDLGDVKNLARVRLNGQDLGVLWKPPYRVDLTPAAKTGPNALEIEVTNTWHNRLVRDAGLPEAQRQTWLLGSGPSADAALEPAGLLGPVRILTEVRV